In the Candidatus Saccharimonas aalborgensis genome, one interval contains:
- a CDS encoding adenylate kinase family protein — protein MILLFGPTGAGKSMQGQMLAVRQGWKWLSTGEMLRASDDPKVIAVLKSGELVSDELTYDVFDKAVQDAKAKHFKNIIVDGFPRTKEQAAWLAKYLEKNNESIDLVVVLEVPEAEIMKRLELRGRMEDTPETIARRMTIYRQKMYPVLGIFAEEGIRILHLNGTGTAGEVHDRIYAEVSEVCQN, from the coding sequence ATGATTCTTTTGTTTGGTCCAACTGGTGCGGGGAAAAGTATGCAAGGTCAGATGCTTGCCGTCCGTCAGGGATGGAAATGGCTGAGTACCGGTGAAATGCTGCGCGCAAGTGATGATCCAAAAGTAATTGCCGTCTTGAAATCTGGTGAACTTGTCAGTGATGAGCTAACCTATGACGTGTTCGATAAGGCTGTTCAGGATGCGAAGGCTAAGCATTTCAAGAATATCATCGTCGATGGCTTCCCACGCACTAAAGAGCAGGCTGCGTGGTTAGCAAAGTATCTCGAGAAAAATAATGAGTCCATCGATTTGGTAGTTGTGCTTGAAGTTCCAGAAGCAGAAATTATGAAACGTCTTGAATTACGTGGTCGCATGGAAGATACGCCAGAGACAATCGCTAGGCGTATGACAATTTATCGTCAAAAAATGTATCCGGTACTCGGTATCTTTGCGGAGGAGGGCATCAGGATCCTCCACCTCAACGGCACCGGAACTGCAGGCGAAGTCCATGATCGTATCTACGCCGAGGTAAGTGAGGTATGCCAGAATTAG
- the map gene encoding type I methionyl aminopeptidase: MPELVTGQKTPVQIEAMRQGGRILARIFADLRDYVHAGLSEKEIDAFVSQKIADYGASATYLTEDVNFPGVICISVNEEIVHGIPTNYVLQKGDIVSFDLVITYKEMETDSAFTMMVDEQPTGAAKHLLAATERSLYAGIDAIKGPVYTGDISAAIEAVLRASKLGIIRELVGHGVGLSMHMPPDIPNYGRKGTGVLLKPGDTIAIEPMATLGGEAIAQLDDGWTYVTRDGSLAAHFEHTVLITENGAEILTLAV; encoded by the coding sequence ATGCCAGAATTAGTCACCGGCCAAAAAACGCCGGTACAAATCGAGGCAATGCGTCAAGGTGGTCGTATTTTAGCTCGTATTTTTGCTGATCTTAGGGATTATGTTCACGCAGGTCTATCGGAAAAAGAGATCGATGCGTTTGTATCGCAGAAAATTGCTGACTATGGTGCGAGCGCAACATACCTTACTGAAGATGTAAACTTTCCAGGAGTGATCTGTATCAGTGTAAATGAAGAGATTGTGCATGGTATCCCGACCAATTATGTGCTGCAAAAGGGTGATATTGTGAGTTTTGATCTTGTCATAACCTATAAAGAAATGGAGACCGATAGCGCCTTTACGATGATGGTTGATGAGCAGCCGACGGGGGCAGCCAAGCACCTGCTTGCCGCAACAGAGCGTAGCCTCTATGCGGGAATCGATGCGATTAAAGGACCGGTCTATACTGGCGATATTTCTGCTGCCATTGAGGCAGTATTGCGGGCGTCAAAATTGGGAATTATCCGTGAGTTGGTGGGTCATGGTGTCGGGCTCTCGATGCACATGCCACCCGATATACCAAATTATGGCCGAAAAGGTACGGGGGTACTACTGAAACCTGGCGATACCATCGCGATTGAGCCGATGGCAACACTTGGGGGTGAAGCGATTGCGCAACTTGATGATGGGTGGACATATGTGACGCGCGACGGGAGTCTTGCGGCTCATTTCGAGCACACTGTTCTGATTACTGAAAACGGTGCAGAAATCTTAACGTTAGCAGTATAA
- the ftsA gene encoding cell division protein FtsA, with the protein MQEQNRYAVGIDVGTTMIRCVVGHVDPATGTPTIVGVGQAPNTGMRKGTVVNLAGPAHAIDEALGEAERMSGYEVNDATMSINGSHILSTKADGMIAVGMADHEINSEDLRRIEEVATTGKVPANREILEVVPHSYILDGQTGIKDPLGMSGTRLEIDANVISALSPYVSSLQKAAEMATVHPNALVVSVLAAAKASLGEQQIESGVAVVDIGGATTGVAVFEEGDLQYVGIIPIGGANITNDLAIGLKADPELAEKVKVTHAVAVSRKENEGVSVKHGGEVMSFSTQDIDEIVEARLEELFEAVQKELKKAGRAGQLPSGVVLTGGGAKLKGIAEYAKEQLGLAVRVGKPGGFGGVADQIEEPQFATAVGLMLVDVDDANVRQPTTGKRINGAKAVKQASGILSKLLSRFKA; encoded by the coding sequence ATGCAAGAACAAAATCGATATGCAGTCGGTATTGATGTCGGAACAACGATGATTCGTTGCGTGGTGGGACACGTCGATCCGGCGACCGGAACCCCTACGATCGTGGGAGTCGGACAAGCGCCAAACACAGGAATGAGAAAAGGAACAGTAGTAAATCTCGCCGGTCCAGCACATGCGATCGATGAGGCGCTTGGTGAGGCCGAACGAATGAGTGGTTACGAGGTAAACGATGCCACGATGAGTATTAATGGCTCGCACATACTTAGTACGAAAGCCGACGGTATGATTGCTGTCGGGATGGCAGATCATGAAATCAATAGTGAAGATTTACGACGCATCGAAGAAGTAGCTACAACAGGCAAGGTGCCCGCTAACCGCGAAATCCTAGAGGTTGTGCCGCATAGTTACATACTCGACGGCCAGACGGGCATAAAAGACCCTCTCGGTATGTCGGGTACTCGCCTAGAGATAGATGCAAATGTTATTTCGGCACTGAGTCCGTATGTTTCTAGTTTGCAAAAAGCAGCCGAAATGGCGACCGTCCACCCCAATGCCCTTGTCGTATCAGTGCTGGCGGCTGCCAAAGCATCGCTTGGTGAGCAACAGATTGAAAGCGGCGTGGCGGTTGTTGATATCGGCGGAGCCACGACCGGTGTAGCCGTATTTGAAGAGGGTGATCTACAATACGTTGGCATTATACCGATAGGTGGTGCCAATATTACTAATGATTTGGCGATTGGGCTCAAAGCTGATCCCGAGCTCGCTGAAAAAGTAAAAGTGACCCATGCGGTCGCTGTATCAAGAAAAGAAAACGAAGGTGTAAGTGTAAAACACGGCGGCGAAGTGATGTCGTTTTCGACCCAGGATATTGATGAGATTGTCGAAGCACGACTTGAAGAACTATTTGAGGCTGTCCAAAAGGAGTTGAAAAAGGCTGGTAGGGCGGGACAGTTGCCGAGCGGTGTTGTGCTAACTGGTGGAGGTGCCAAACTAAAAGGAATTGCGGAGTACGCAAAAGAACAATTAGGGTTAGCGGTGCGTGTCGGTAAACCCGGCGGGTTCGGAGGAGTGGCTGACCAAATAGAAGAGCCGCAGTTTGCGACAGCAGTTGGCTTGATGTTAGTGGATGTTGACGATGCGAATGTTCGGCAACCCACTACCGGTAAGCGCATAAATGGTGCCAAGGCAGTAAAGCAGGCATCAGGCATCCTCTCGAAACTGCTCAGTCGTTTTAAGGCGTAG
- the ftsZ gene encoding cell division protein FtsZ produces the protein MPEVKPSEIQTFASIKVVGVGGAGGSAVNRMKDAGLVGVQFIAMNTDAQALHNSKADVKIHLGHNTTNGLGAGADPTVGEAAARESVTEIRDALEGADMVFVTIGAGGGTGSGAGHVVAEIARELGILTVGVATKPFSFEGEKRRTNAEWAIAQLGKQVDTLITIPNDRLLQTIDRRTPLLETFKIADDVLRQGVQGISELITEHGLINLDFADVKAIMSNAGSALMGIGRASGDDRAAQAAQQAIESPLIEVSIDGAKGVLFNVTGGYDMSMSEIQEAAEIITSAVSPDANIIFGATLKPELEDELIITVIATGFDSAYYHQQATPSLAGSSLSQDAAQDNTVDEAVGNIDMNLNHTDAAEHFASDTDHNIWNQPQEQDEDDTPAFLRRRKKRKETKES, from the coding sequence ATGCCTGAAGTAAAACCGAGTGAGATTCAGACTTTTGCGAGCATCAAGGTAGTTGGTGTGGGAGGAGCAGGAGGGTCTGCAGTAAATAGGATGAAAGACGCCGGATTGGTAGGCGTTCAATTTATTGCAATGAATACCGACGCTCAGGCACTTCATAATTCAAAAGCCGATGTAAAGATACATCTTGGACATAACACAACGAATGGTCTTGGTGCGGGTGCCGATCCTACTGTTGGTGAGGCGGCAGCACGAGAATCAGTGACAGAGATTCGTGATGCGCTCGAAGGGGCAGATATGGTGTTTGTCACCATAGGAGCAGGCGGTGGAACTGGTTCGGGTGCTGGTCATGTAGTAGCGGAAATTGCTCGAGAGCTAGGCATTTTGACAGTAGGAGTGGCAACAAAACCCTTTAGTTTTGAGGGAGAGAAACGACGGACAAATGCAGAGTGGGCAATTGCCCAACTTGGCAAACAAGTTGATACGCTGATAACCATTCCGAATGATCGTTTACTGCAAACGATTGATCGACGGACTCCTTTGCTCGAGACGTTTAAAATTGCAGATGACGTATTACGTCAGGGCGTTCAGGGTATCTCGGAATTGATCACAGAACACGGACTTATCAACCTTGACTTTGCTGACGTCAAGGCGATCATGAGTAACGCCGGTAGTGCACTCATGGGAATCGGACGAGCAAGCGGTGATGACCGTGCCGCACAGGCCGCTCAGCAGGCCATTGAAAGTCCGCTCATTGAAGTATCGATCGATGGTGCTAAGGGAGTACTCTTTAACGTCACCGGTGGCTATGACATGAGTATGAGTGAGATCCAGGAAGCTGCTGAGATTATCACGAGCGCCGTTAGCCCCGACGCGAATATCATCTTTGGTGCGACACTCAAGCCAGAGCTGGAGGATGAGCTTATTATTACGGTGATTGCAACAGGGTTTGATAGCGCCTACTATCATCAGCAAGCAACACCTTCGTTAGCTGGGTCATCTTTGTCTCAGGATGCAGCTCAGGATAATACTGTCGACGAAGCGGTAGGAAACATTGACATGAACTTGAACCACACGGATGCCGCCGAGCATTTTGCGAGCGATACCGATCACAATATATGGAATCAACCTCAAGAACAAGATGAGGATGATACACCAGCATTTTTGCGTCGACGAAAAAAACGTAAAGAAACAAAAGAATCGTAA
- the nrdR gene encoding transcriptional regulator NrdR: MALNFKIGDSRVLESRESADGITIRRRRETMDGKHRFTTYERIEHPNLAVIKKDGSRELFDRDKLTGAVTKSVGKFLKGQEEIAAIIDTVEESLYEMGESEVTSRQIGELVLDELAERNEVAYVRFASVFHKFKTLNDFVKILEQRKKDRN, encoded by the coding sequence ATGGCATTGAATTTTAAGATTGGTGACAGCCGGGTCTTAGAATCGCGTGAATCCGCTGATGGAATTACTATTCGTCGACGTCGCGAAACAATGGATGGGAAGCACCGATTTACTACCTACGAGAGAATAGAACATCCAAATCTAGCTGTCATCAAAAAAGATGGTTCACGCGAATTATTTGATCGAGACAAATTGACAGGCGCCGTTACAAAGTCGGTTGGCAAGTTCCTGAAAGGACAAGAGGAAATTGCGGCGATTATTGATACTGTAGAGGAATCACTGTATGAGATGGGTGAGAGCGAAGTAACATCAAGGCAAATTGGTGAGCTGGTTCTCGATGAACTGGCTGAACGCAACGAAGTTGCCTACGTGCGATTTGCCAGTGTATTTCACAAGTTCAAAACGTTGAATGACTTCGTAAAGATACTTGAACAGCGCAAAAAAGACAGGAATTGA
- a CDS encoding vitamin K epoxide reductase family protein, with the protein MFHKIKDYFTHEDKKLRDDRWIFLSMLVGAIGSLIAAFVLSVEAVELAKNSHAVLSCNFNAVLNCGAVGVHPSAHLFGFPNSFLGLIAEPVVITVAVAGLAGVKFPRLFMFVAQICYSLGLIFALWLFATSYFVIGALCPWCLLVTATTLFVWFAITRYNIRENNLYLSPSVSKWAHRWVEKSYDKALLFTLVSLLVGAIVVKYGNALF; encoded by the coding sequence ATGTTTCACAAGATTAAAGATTATTTTACGCATGAAGACAAAAAACTTCGTGACGATCGATGGATTTTCCTTAGTATGCTGGTGGGTGCGATCGGTAGTCTCATTGCTGCATTTGTGTTGTCGGTAGAAGCAGTTGAACTTGCCAAAAATAGCCATGCGGTCCTCAGCTGCAACTTCAATGCGGTGCTTAACTGCGGAGCTGTCGGTGTTCATCCTTCTGCACACCTGTTTGGATTTCCCAACAGCTTTCTGGGATTGATTGCCGAACCAGTGGTGATCACGGTTGCGGTGGCAGGTCTCGCTGGTGTGAAATTTCCTCGACTCTTTATGTTTGTCGCGCAGATTTGCTATAGCTTAGGGCTGATATTTGCCCTCTGGCTGTTTGCGACGAGCTATTTTGTGATCGGAGCACTGTGTCCTTGGTGTCTGCTCGTGACAGCTACGACGCTATTTGTGTGGTTTGCTATCACTCGTTACAATATACGCGAGAATAACCTGTATCTTTCCCCGAGCGTATCGAAATGGGCTCACCGCTGGGTTGAAAAAAGTTATGATAAAGCGCTTCTCTTTACGCTTGTGTCTCTATTGGTAGGCGCAATCGTCGTTAAGTACGGAAATGCACTTTTTTAA
- a CDS encoding DoxX family membrane protein — translation MAKAKKTVNYEKAWYALAAARVMVGFVFLWAFLDKTMGLGFATKHGQAWLDGVSPTMGFLKFGVNAKGPFVDFFHSLAGNVFVDWLFMLGLLGIGMALILGIGLRVAAVAGTTLLVMMWAAELPLANNPVVDEHLVYATMLWVFAFGPRKWSLIDTWLQTPAAKNNPWLW, via the coding sequence ATGGCAAAAGCTAAAAAAACGGTAAATTATGAGAAGGCGTGGTATGCACTTGCGGCTGCCCGAGTCATGGTGGGATTTGTCTTTTTGTGGGCATTTCTCGACAAGACAATGGGACTTGGCTTTGCGACAAAGCATGGACAGGCATGGCTTGACGGTGTTTCGCCAACGATGGGTTTTCTGAAATTTGGTGTCAATGCGAAAGGACCATTTGTAGACTTTTTTCATAGTTTAGCGGGCAATGTTTTCGTTGACTGGTTGTTTATGCTTGGGTTACTAGGTATCGGCATGGCATTGATTCTTGGGATTGGCCTACGCGTTGCTGCAGTTGCGGGCACAACACTTCTCGTTATGATGTGGGCTGCCGAGTTACCGCTGGCGAATAACCCTGTTGTCGACGAACATCTCGTCTATGCAACGATGCTATGGGTGTTTGCCTTTGGTCCACGCAAATGGAGTTTGATTGACACGTGGCTTCAAACACCAGCTGCAAAGAACAATCCTTGGCTTTGGTAA
- the ileS gene encoding isoleucine--tRNA ligase has translation MKFKSGTRRRALEYERDWVARWKQDKTFEKSIENRPKDNSYVFYDGPPFITGVPHTGTLLVSVIKDAVPRYQTMKGKRVERVWGWDTHGLPAERYTEKKLGINSREEVIQYGIEKYILACRTNMVQTGSEWEDTVDRIGRWVDFKGGYATMDKDYMESVWWAFKELYEKGKIYEGEKVLMYCTLDATPLSKAEVTMDAGAYQDVTDPSVYVKFQLEDGSTLLAWTTTPWTLPANTALAVNEKLIYVEVSVGDDKFILAKELLTKVLQNEKHQPLEYKVIREMKGKELVGKSYKPLLGIDRGEGAHKVWSADYVSHEDGTGIVHIAPAYGEEDFALAREKKIPVVHTIDENGDFTEGDWKGQNVWEVNKQIAKDLKERGVVWTIDYIRHSYPHCHRCGTKLMYRAHPSWFMDIDGQREKMLEKNSKINWFPAHVKYGRFAKNIEQAPDWNISRDRFWATAMPVWKGVDKDGKEHVKVVGSYAELKELSGVELDDYHRPWVDDVTFELDGVSYARVDKVMDSWFEAGSMPFAQFHYPFENKEKFEANFPGDFIVEYIAQTRAWFYYMHALNVALFGENSFKNVIVTGTLAGNDGRKMSKSYGNYTDTNELMDKFSADSLRYLLLSSPLLSGEDFALQDKEVGDVARKLSMIWNMYDFFTMYAEVDGWEFEGEISDPLESLKNPLDIWIVSRLHQLVAEVEKHMDGYNLPDAMSPILPFIDDASNWYVRRSRRRFWKTEDDGDKNDAYRTLHYVLVRLAYVLAPFTPFLAEELYHNLTGDDESIHLKDWLPAGRVDDAVMNDMDVTRDYVNQGLSSRAKAGIKVRQPLQSITVPGRRDYVEFESILQEELNVKEVKIGKELLLDETITPELKREGLMREVVRHVQAARKDAGLNVDDRIRLSFATSDDELSRAIYEFRDAIAEEVLQIEPSSSSGQYAHTSNVKIDGCDLEITLEKA, from the coding sequence ATGAAATTCAAATCTGGCACACGTCGAAGGGCACTAGAATACGAACGTGATTGGGTGGCGCGGTGGAAACAGGACAAAACGTTTGAAAAATCGATCGAGAACCGTCCAAAGGATAATAGCTATGTGTTTTATGATGGGCCGCCGTTTATTACCGGTGTTCCTCATACCGGTACGTTACTAGTTTCTGTCATTAAAGACGCGGTTCCACGCTATCAAACCATGAAGGGCAAGCGCGTTGAGCGCGTCTGGGGCTGGGATACTCATGGATTGCCGGCCGAACGGTACACAGAAAAGAAGCTCGGTATCAATTCTCGCGAAGAAGTGATTCAATACGGGATCGAGAAATATATCCTAGCGTGTCGTACGAACATGGTTCAGACTGGTAGTGAATGGGAAGACACAGTCGACCGTATCGGTCGTTGGGTGGATTTCAAGGGCGGGTATGCAACCATGGACAAGGATTACATGGAATCTGTCTGGTGGGCCTTCAAAGAGTTGTATGAAAAAGGCAAAATTTACGAAGGCGAAAAAGTGCTCATGTACTGCACGCTCGACGCCACACCACTCAGTAAAGCTGAGGTCACAATGGACGCCGGTGCCTACCAAGATGTAACAGACCCGAGCGTATATGTGAAATTTCAGCTAGAAGACGGTAGTACTCTGCTCGCATGGACAACAACTCCATGGACGCTTCCAGCTAACACTGCACTTGCTGTTAACGAAAAACTGATCTACGTTGAAGTATCTGTCGGTGATGATAAATTCATTCTGGCAAAGGAACTTCTGACGAAGGTCCTACAGAACGAGAAGCATCAACCCCTAGAATATAAAGTGATACGCGAGATGAAGGGGAAAGAACTTGTCGGTAAATCATACAAGCCACTACTTGGCATTGATCGCGGTGAAGGCGCACACAAAGTATGGTCTGCTGACTATGTCAGTCACGAAGATGGCACCGGCATCGTGCATATCGCGCCGGCATATGGCGAGGAAGACTTCGCGCTAGCGCGCGAGAAAAAGATTCCCGTCGTTCATACAATCGATGAAAATGGTGACTTTACCGAAGGAGACTGGAAAGGCCAGAACGTTTGGGAAGTTAACAAACAGATCGCAAAGGACTTGAAAGAGCGTGGCGTTGTCTGGACGATTGATTACATCCGTCACAGCTACCCGCATTGTCATCGTTGCGGCACGAAACTCATGTATCGAGCCCACCCAAGTTGGTTTATGGACATCGACGGACAACGTGAGAAGATGCTCGAGAAAAACAGTAAGATAAACTGGTTTCCAGCTCACGTAAAGTATGGTCGCTTTGCAAAAAATATTGAACAAGCTCCAGACTGGAATATTTCTCGTGACAGGTTTTGGGCTACGGCTATGCCGGTATGGAAAGGTGTCGATAAAGACGGCAAAGAGCACGTCAAAGTAGTCGGTAGCTATGCCGAGCTCAAGGAATTGTCCGGCGTAGAACTCGATGACTATCACCGGCCATGGGTTGATGACGTTACGTTTGAGTTAGATGGTGTGTCGTACGCTCGGGTCGACAAGGTTATGGACAGCTGGTTCGAAGCAGGAAGTATGCCGTTCGCACAGTTTCACTATCCGTTTGAGAACAAAGAAAAATTTGAGGCGAACTTCCCTGGGGACTTCATAGTTGAATATATAGCACAAACGCGGGCCTGGTTCTACTACATGCATGCTCTGAACGTTGCTCTCTTTGGTGAGAACTCATTTAAAAACGTTATCGTAACTGGTACGTTGGCCGGAAACGATGGTCGCAAGATGAGCAAAAGTTATGGGAATTATACCGATACAAATGAGTTGATGGACAAGTTTTCGGCTGACTCATTACGTTACCTATTGTTATCGAGCCCACTCCTCAGTGGGGAAGATTTTGCACTCCAAGACAAAGAAGTGGGTGACGTGGCGCGCAAACTCAGCATGATATGGAATATGTATGACTTCTTCACTATGTACGCAGAAGTAGATGGCTGGGAGTTCGAGGGTGAGATCAGTGATCCGCTCGAATCGCTTAAAAATCCACTCGATATATGGATTGTGAGCCGCTTGCATCAGCTCGTGGCGGAAGTAGAGAAGCATATGGATGGTTACAATTTGCCCGATGCCATGAGTCCGATCTTACCGTTTATCGACGATGCGAGTAACTGGTATGTGCGCCGCTCACGACGACGTTTTTGGAAGACCGAAGACGATGGTGACAAAAACGATGCCTATCGGACGCTGCATTATGTGCTCGTGCGCCTGGCGTATGTACTCGCACCGTTTACACCCTTCTTAGCCGAGGAGCTGTATCACAATTTGACGGGTGATGATGAATCAATTCATCTCAAAGATTGGCTGCCGGCTGGTCGTGTCGACGATGCAGTGATGAATGACATGGATGTGACGCGTGACTACGTCAACCAAGGGCTAAGTTCGCGTGCTAAAGCAGGTATCAAAGTACGTCAGCCGCTCCAAAGCATAACGGTGCCAGGTCGTCGTGACTATGTCGAGTTTGAGAGTATTCTGCAAGAAGAACTTAATGTCAAAGAAGTGAAAATCGGCAAGGAACTATTGCTCGACGAGACGATCACGCCAGAACTGAAGCGTGAAGGTCTGATGCGTGAAGTCGTGCGCCACGTGCAAGCTGCTCGTAAAGACGCTGGTCTCAATGTTGATGATAGGATACGGCTATCATTTGCAACAAGTGACGATGAGCTTAGTAGAGCGATTTATGAATTTCGAGACGCTATCGCTGAGGAAGTGCTCCAAATTGAGCCATCGAGTAGTTCGGGACAGTATGCCCACACAAGTAATGTAAAAATTGATGGGTGTGATCTGGAAATCACACTAGAAAAAGCATAG
- a CDS encoding rhodanese-like domain-containing protein — MEPIIIDTREPFEYAASHVEGSINISPSEFMQGGVPEKLRDVPKDKQIILYCRSGQRSNTCSMILRQYGFTNLVNGVNEGRVRALLKQS; from the coding sequence ATGGAGCCTATCATTATCGATACACGAGAGCCGTTTGAATACGCGGCTAGTCATGTCGAAGGATCGATCAATATCTCGCCGAGCGAGTTTATGCAAGGCGGGGTGCCAGAAAAGCTGCGCGATGTACCAAAAGATAAGCAGATCATTTTGTACTGTCGTAGTGGCCAGCGGAGCAACACGTGCAGCATGATATTACGGCAGTATGGATTTACAAACCTTGTAAATGGTGTCAATGAGGGGCGGGTAAGAGCACTTCTGAAGCAGTCCTAA
- a CDS encoding sugar phosphate nucleotidyltransferase, producing MVTKAIIPVAGWGTRRLPITKSIEKCMLPVGNRPVVDFIVQDCIEAGITDIYFVVSEHSEQVRDYYRSNIDLNDYLKRTGKTDLLDMVRPPRVSLHYVVQSSYGKYGTAIPPSLVFRELAEGESVVIVGGDDFIYNPGGTSAVKRLIDAAEGVDGALYGARVEGDISRYGVLALDGTLCKGIVEKPTPGSEPSRLINISQYVLSYEAMRIIYDYAKTEQSGEYYITDVVNEYIVNGGKLRAVEIEGTYLDCGTVEGWLAANRIVMGDS from the coding sequence ATGGTTACAAAAGCAATTATCCCCGTTGCGGGATGGGGCACGCGTCGTTTGCCTATCACAAAGTCAATCGAAAAATGCATGCTGCCTGTCGGTAATCGGCCGGTAGTCGATTTTATCGTGCAGGATTGTATAGAGGCTGGCATTACCGACATCTATTTTGTAGTGAGTGAGCATAGTGAACAGGTAAGGGACTACTATCGTTCAAATATCGATCTTAACGACTATCTAAAAAGAACTGGCAAGACCGATTTGCTTGACATGGTGCGACCTCCCAGAGTAAGTCTGCACTATGTGGTTCAGTCGAGCTATGGGAAGTATGGGACGGCGATTCCTCCGAGCCTTGTATTTCGTGAGCTCGCCGAAGGAGAATCGGTCGTTATTGTGGGCGGTGATGATTTCATCTATAACCCCGGAGGAACATCTGCTGTAAAACGGCTTATCGACGCGGCAGAGGGGGTCGACGGGGCGCTCTATGGTGCCAGGGTTGAGGGCGATATTAGCCGCTACGGCGTGCTGGCACTGGACGGAACACTCTGTAAGGGTATAGTTGAGAAGCCGACACCTGGTAGCGAACCAAGTAGGCTGATAAACATCAGTCAGTACGTATTGTCATATGAAGCAATGAGGATAATTTATGACTATGCAAAAACCGAGCAATCCGGCGAATACTACATCACTGACGTCGTGAACGAATATATCGTCAATGGGGGCAAATTGCGAGCTGTTGAGATCGAGGGCACCTATTTGGATTGCGGAACAGTTGAGGGTTGGCTGGCGGCGAACCGTATTGTTATGGGTGACTCTTGA
- the rplU gene encoding 50S ribosomal protein L21, which produces MKAVVKIAGKQYIVSEKETLMVDLLPEGTKELDLDALLVIDGDKTTIGTPLIKGVKVKAKVVEPKVGGEKLRIIRYKSKKRVNTQTGHRQKYTKIEILSIK; this is translated from the coding sequence ATGAAAGCAGTCGTGAAGATCGCTGGCAAGCAGTATATTGTCAGCGAAAAAGAGACCCTCATGGTGGACCTCCTCCCTGAAGGCACAAAAGAGCTCGATCTCGACGCACTTCTCGTGATTGATGGCGACAAAACAACTATTGGCACGCCGCTCATCAAGGGAGTGAAAGTAAAAGCGAAGGTCGTTGAGCCAAAAGTTGGCGGCGAGAAACTCCGCATTATCCGCTACAAGAGCAAAAAACGCGTGAATACCCAGACGGGACACCGTCAAAAGTATACCAAGATTGAGATACTCTCAATAAAATAA